The genomic region GCAAGAACACAACTTTGTGTGCTTGGGTGACCTTGGTCGGTCCAACCAAGGTGTGCTTGCTCGTATGGCCAACGACCTTTGTCTTTCCGCTGAGGTCTGGGACGTGCTCTGTATTAAGGATGCCGTCGGGCATCACTTCTCCCAAGTTGAATAGTGGTTTTTCAGTCATATTGTTCCTTTGCTTTTACCGTGCTGCTATTCGATGGGGGCTTCGACTAGTTCATAAAATTCCAAGGTGCTCTCTTGGCCGGAATGGTCGGATAACATGATTAAATTTCCTTGGATGACCCCCGTATTGATGCAGCCGGGGCAGATGGTTATTTGCTCTTTACCGTCAGCATTGGAAGAGGTCTGGTCCAAGTTGAGCAGGAGTCCATGCTCTTCGCTTAATCCGTGCCACACGATCCTGTGTTGCCCGTTCAGCACGATGTCGCCTTCGAATTTGAGCATGAACTTTTTCAGTCGATCCCAGTTGGTTTGGGTGTTGAACTTTGAGGTTTTGAGCATTGTCTTTTTCATTCTATTTTCTTTCTGTTTTGGCATCGGCAGGAATTTGCCTTTTGCTTGCTCCACTGTTCCATGTGCTGGGGTGAAGTCCGAGACGCCAAAGCAAGTACTGTATTTTTTCCGTGCTACTCTCCATCATTCCTCGGTATGAAGCATCCGAGTCAGGACAAGAGATACGGCGTTTGGACAGAAGATGGGGAATTGAAATTCAGGCAGCGGCCACCAATGTCGGACGCTGTTAAGAAGAAAATTTCAAAGGGCCGAAAGGCCCAGCTCGCAGCCAAGTGGAAAGCGAAGGCGGAAGCGGAATTGAGGGCGGTTCGGGCAAAGAAGCCAACGGTATCCCTTCCTTCCGGCCCCCTTCAAGGCGAAGATTTCAGGGAGTATCTGCGAGAGCGAGGTATTGTGGGCAGACGGCGAAGGCGGACTTCAACCTAGCACGACGAACGCAATTCACCCTGAAATACCCTTCCATACGGGTAAAATGAACGCCACTTCACCCCCGCACTGGTCAGTTTGACCGCTACACCCCAAAGAAGCACTCCCGCTTAACCTCCCCTCCCCACCTTTTCTTTGGCAGGGGACATGGGCGGCACGGGGCCGCCGTCAAAATCTCCCCTGACCAACCCGGGGCTGTCCTGAAAGGATGTGTCTCAACCGCCGCCAGGGCGGCGGTTGCCTTCCTACTCCTTGTTCTTCTTCCTTGCACCCGCCAGTAGCGTCTCCCGAACCCAATCCGATAAGGACTGGTCGGCAGCTTCTGCGGCGGTCTCCAACTCCCGCATATCGGATTCGAGCATCCGACAGATTAACCGAGCCGTCCGGGCTGTCCCTTTCGGCAGGGCTGGCCTACCCCGTTTGCGTTTAGTTGGCATCGGTGCAGAAAAAATTAACTGTACGACGAATATTACTTGAAACAGGCCAGAAATGCAATATAGTGTACGACAATAAATCAGTGATGCCTATGACCACCAAAATCGAATCAGTGACCTTCCCAAAGGCGCAAAATCCCGTTCAGGAATACTCCCCCGAAAGTCGGTCGGCAAAAGTGGCAAAAACATAGGGAAATCGAGAGGCGTTTTTCAGTCGCACAAACAATTCTTTTGTAAACACGATGAACCCCAAAACCGCAATTTACCTTCGCATCAGTACTAATAACGGCAGTCAAACGACTGACTCCCAATTGCAGGAGATTAAAAAATACTGCGAAATGCGGGGATGGACTGAAACCGAGGTATTCGAGGACCACGTATCGGGTGGAAAGGCATCCCGTCCCGCACTTGACCGCATGATGAAGGCGATGCGGATGGGTGTGTTGGCACGGGTGGTGTGCTGGAAACTGGACCGGCTCGGGCGTTCGCTGACCCATCTCGCCCTCGTCATTGACGAAATGACTCACCTTCAAATCCCCCTTGTTTGTACGAGCCAAGGAATTAACACGGACAGCGACAGCCCAATCGGCAAATTCCAGTTGGGGGTTTTGATGGCCGTGGCTGAATTTGAACGGGCAATCATCAAAGAGAGGGTGCTGGCGGGTCTTTCTGCCGCCCGGAATCGTGGCGTTCGCCTCGGGCGTCCAAGCACGTTGAACAAACGACGGGACGAGGTTCTGGAATTGAAGGCAAAGGGGCTGGGGGTGCGTGGCATCGCTCGGGAAATTGGAATGCCCGTGGCCAGCGTGTTCAAGTTGATGAAGGAGGCAGCATGAAGAGCCAAAACATGGTGCGGGCGTTTGAACTGTACAGCGAATTTGAAATGGCGTTGCGAAAGGCACACACGGACGCCATTGACGCAAAGGATTTGTTTGCTGAAATCGCCATCTATTCTCTTCTGGAAGAGGCAACCAAGAAGCACTGGCAGCTGAAGCGTATGTCGGAGGCGGCGAAGTGAAACCGTGCATCGTGCGAAAAGTCCCATTCCGCCTCCCGGGCACAACCCGTCTGGTCTGGGCCATCATCCTTGCGGAACGGGAGGGGTTGAGTCTGCTCTTTATAAAAAGTCCCGACGATAGCCGGAGCCACCAAATTGCCATTGCCACGGAGAACGTGCCCGAGCGGGTATTCGAGTCGGTCAACGTGTCCAGTTTCCCGGTAGAGCACGCCGATTTGGAAAGCATTGGGGTACGGTTGCAAACCCTCGGCAATGGACTGACCGAGGACGAAATCGAAGAGTTTTTCAAGTCCGAAGGACTCTGGTAAAAGCATACAAAAGGCAGGAAGCATCATGAGAGAGCAAATCAAAGACACCAGCGGGAGGACAATCGGATTTACGGATGATTCGAACGAGTATAGGCAGACGGTCACTGACGCCTCGGGTTCGAACCGTGGATGGTTTAATTCTACAACTGGCAAAACCCATGACCGCTCTGGTCGGGCGGTCAGTAGCAGCGGCGACATTCGGACATCGCTGCTTTCGAAAAGTGACGAATGAGCGTTCGATATTCATCACGACGGAAGCCACTAGCCCGGTGGCATTGTCTGCTCGCCCGCTTTTCAAAGGAGCAGATCAGCGGCACCGCCCACAGGAATGGGTTTAGCCCCTCTCCCGAAATACGTATCCAAGCAAACTTGAAGATTGTCTGTCCAGATCCCTGCCGGCGATTTCGGAATTGGTTGCATTTTAAGGATGATGTTTTTGTCCCGTGGGTCCGGAATAAGCGATTGTGCCGGAGCAAACATGAAATTCCTCCAGTTGCCAGTGCTCGCCCACATGCATACTGCCAACAAATCGAATTCTCCAAAGCGGTAAGGTCTTGTGGCTGCCCCTTGATCGTCGGTCCCGCCCCTCGTCCTTTGGACCTCCACAACGAAATGACCCGGGAACTTTCGGTTAGCCAGCATTGGCACCCCGTCTTTCCTTCGTTGGGTCTTCACTTGGATTCGAACCAATTTTTCGTTCTTCTCAAGCAAGGCATCAAAGGAGTCATTGGCAACAGGCTTCCCGCTCCAGCCGCTAACGGTCGGAAGAACCTCAAGGCAAAAAATCGCCTCGGCCACGATGCCTCGCACACCCCGTTGAGTCAGGTCTGGAGATCGGCTGATAGCTTCGAGAATGACTTCGGCTGGTGCCCCAATTTCCTTCTCATACGGGTGGATGGTGATGTCCTTACGGATTGCCTCAAAAATCCGCTTCTTCTGTTCGGGGGAAAAATCCGCCAAACTTTCAAGGTACTGCTTAAAATCCATTTCCGTTGCCGGATGCAATTGACAATGGCATCCTGTTGCCTTTCAGGGCGGATGCGGACCGGCAGTCCCGCCGCAACCTGTTCGTTATGATGGCTGAAGCTGCACACTTGTCAGGTAAAAACGGCGATAATCCTTCTGTGGAAGGGTTGGCCCCATTCTACTCAACTCCGCTCGGAGCCGCCTACTTGACGGATACTCTTGACGGTCTCAGGGCAACCAAAACCGAAAGCGTTAATCTGATTTTTACGTCGCCGCCATATGCACTCCATTTCAAGAAAGCTTACGGGAATGTTGACAAAGACGAGTACGTGAAATGGTTCTTGCGGTTCGCCGTCGAGATGTTCCGAGTTCTAAAGCCCGATGGCAGTTTCGTCTTGAATATCGGCGGCAGCTACAACAAAGGCACCCCAACACGCTCGCTTTACCATTTCAAGCTCTTAATTGCTTTGGTCGAAAACGTGGGATTCCACCTTGCCCAAGAATGCTTCTGGTACAATCCCGCAAAAATGCCTATGCCAGCGGAATGGGTGACGGTGCGAAAAATTCGCATTAAGGACTCCGTTGAATACCTGTGGTGGCTATCAAAGACCCCGCATCCTAAGGCCACAAATCAGACCGTCTTAAAACAATCATTCAGTGCCGACATGCATCGGCTCAACAAGCGAGGATTACGAGAGACTACGAGACCCGGAGGCTACAAAATCAACTCGTCTTGGGCAGAAATGAAAACCAAGGGGGCAATTCCCTCGAACTTCCTTGAGCAGAACTTGATTGAAACGCCGGACGAAATTCCGGAAAGTGTCATCCGTGTAGGCAACAACGCCGCCAACGACAAGTACACCCTAAAGTGTAAGGCGGCTGGCATCAAAATTCATCCCGCTCGGTTTCCCGCCGCACTGCCAGAGTTCTTCATAAGGATGCTGACTGAGCCGAGGGACTTAGTAATGGACACCTTCGCTGGATCTAACACGACTGGTGCAGTTGCAGAAAGACTGGAACGTAGATGGATTGCTTTCGACAACGTGGAGGATTACTTGAAAGGAAGCCGATTTCGTTTCGAGCAGTAGATTCTCACGCCAGCACTCGCAAGTGCCGCTTTCACGAGAAATCACTTCATCACAAGTGGCACGTATATGTAGAGAGAATTCGTCTCGCCTGCGTCAAGGAAATCGGCTTTAAGTGAGTAACAAGGCCAAAGAAAATTTTGCTTGGATGATGAGTTGGCCTGCGGATAAACCAACGAGCATTGCGTCACTGTTATTCGCTCCGGAATGCTTGCCCGAAAACTTCTGGCTTCTCCCCGCCGGAGCATCCGAACCAATTCCGCACTCGATTTTGGCAAAGCAGTGCCCAAGGGGTTGAAGTTGCGGAACGTCATTTCTATTTCAGCAAGGTTGCCTTCGCTGATGTAACCTGCTCGCAGCATACCACCCCCGCCGATGGACAACACAGAAGCCCCGGCTTGTATCCGTTGCCAAAACTCGACGTTGACCTGCCGAATGTATCGCTTCCGCTGCCAATTATCATAACGGTCGTTGTACCAAGTGCCGTCAGTATTCCAAGCGTATCTCAACTGACCATTAGGCAAGTGCTCTAGGTCGTTTGTCGTTATTCCTAACACTGGGAGCAGTGCCAATGTCCGATTCAGTGCTTCGCCTTCATTGGGCACCCCATGGGCTGCGGGTCTTTTGCTTTTCAAATCCCACTTGTGATTATCTTCGCCGCTATCGTATCTCACCATTCCCGAAAGCTCAGAAAAAATCAGAGCCCTCCAAGTTTCTTTGTTCGTTGGATTCGACTCCTTGATCCAGTACCCCGGAGCATAGAGAATTGTAGCGGGCAACTTCTGCGGTTCACTACGGAAACCAAGAAATGTAGCAAGGGACTTGAAGCGATCTGGGGAATAGATACGAGGTTGCAGTGAATAAATCAGCAGGTTGGTCTGAGGCGGTTCACCAGCTTTCCATAGCACAGACTTGATCGGATACGGCAATTCATCGCCCATCAGTGCCCTCAATTCAGTGCCATTTACAGGACATGGCTGCCCGCTTACAGCCACGTTGCAAACGATGCAGGCGAGCAACCCTGCTATGAGACGGTGCTTCATGTCGTCTCAGGGGCGCTGGTGACGGCACACCAAAAGTCCGCCGATAGCTCAAACAGCGAGCGAGCAACTGGCACTCTGGCAAGAAAGGACGCTGGCCACTCGTACGCTTGCATGACCTTAAACACCGCAGGGATGGATTTCAACCTCTGGAGACTACCGTCTTGAGCATGGCGAGCCAAGGCAGGCACAAGTCCTATCGTGGCGATGTAAAACATGAGCAGACCCAGCGTGCCGCACGCCAGAATAAGCAGGCGGCTTACCATCGGTTTGGTTCTCTTGCTCATTGGAAGATGGTCAAAGGGTTGGTGCGGTCTGGTCATCTT from Candidatus Paceibacterota bacterium harbors:
- a CDS encoding recombinase family protein, translating into MNPKTAIYLRISTNNGSQTTDSQLQEIKKYCEMRGWTETEVFEDHVSGGKASRPALDRMMKAMRMGVLARVVCWKLDRLGRSLTHLALVIDEMTHLQIPLVCTSQGINTDSDSPIGKFQLGVLMAVAEFERAIIKERVLAGLSAARNRGVRLGRPSTLNKRRDEVLELKAKGLGVRGIAREIGMPVASVFKLMKEAA
- a CDS encoding site-specific DNA-methyltransferase; this translates as MMAEAAHLSGKNGDNPSVEGLAPFYSTPLGAAYLTDTLDGLRATKTESVNLIFTSPPYALHFKKAYGNVDKDEYVKWFLRFAVEMFRVLKPDGSFVLNIGGSYNKGTPTRSLYHFKLLIALVENVGFHLAQECFWYNPAKMPMPAEWVTVRKIRIKDSVEYLWWLSKTPHPKATNQTVLKQSFSADMHRLNKRGLRETTRPGGYKINSSWAEMKTKGAIPSNFLEQNLIETPDEIPESVIRVGNNAANDKYTLKCKAAGIKIHPARFPAALPEFFIRMLTEPRDLVMDTFAGSNTTGAVAERLERRWIAFDNVEDYLKGSRFRFEQ